Proteins co-encoded in one Spirosoma endbachense genomic window:
- a CDS encoding sigma 54-interacting transcriptional regulator, translated as MQSSSNLSINSTSACKILIVEDEYIIANDLSIILQDAGYPVIGIANSVAKALALMAQQVPDMVLLDIYLKGKETGIDLAKQLEEINIPFIYISANDNQSVLEAVKATQPSGYIVKPFREKDVLTALEIGRYRHSHSVELKLREEKALQIAITNALSDTAEWEKRLLTITQLLQQHIPFDFLTIRHQRLGTTHSYNYYRVGFEEYQLLSLQAIQQMTNAKVDFQLLPPGKQLVNGPVRYNQEGLSTLCQQDPFIQLLVKTFRFESVLMMPFRLVNGELFIIGFLSRNSEPYLARHQALLERLEQPIVLTLERVMAYEEIARLSNKLKQENSYLQEEVKTLVNFEEIIGKSESLLHVFNLVTQVAPTDTTVLVMGESGTGKELIARAIHNQSSRKEKILVKVNCATLPANLIESELFGHEKGSFTGAFEKRIGKFELAQGGTIFLDEIGELPLELQAKLLRVLQEKEIERIGGKAPIKTDVRVIAATNRNLEVEVTEGRFRMDLFFRLATFPITLPPLRERPGDIVLLAHYFARKLAQKQRKSFLGFSDMALSELTSYAWPGNIRELENVIEQAIILNNGQTPLVLGRPLEKRLFAPNPPLSQPKSNRLPENLTVSLPRDLSEMKQMQQATEREYILAILNQTNGRIRGSGGAAELLNLKPTTLEYRMEKMGIRKILTVQPPDS; from the coding sequence ATGCAATCGTCATCCAATCTTTCGATCAACTCGACATCGGCCTGTAAGATTTTAATTGTTGAGGATGAATACATCATTGCCAATGATTTGAGCATCATTCTACAGGATGCTGGATATCCGGTGATCGGGATTGCTAACTCGGTAGCTAAAGCGCTGGCCCTGATGGCGCAGCAGGTGCCCGACATGGTACTGCTTGATATTTACCTGAAAGGAAAGGAAACCGGTATCGATCTGGCAAAACAACTCGAAGAAATCAATATTCCTTTTATTTATATATCCGCCAACGACAACCAGAGCGTGCTGGAAGCGGTGAAGGCAACACAGCCCAGCGGTTACATTGTCAAACCGTTTCGGGAAAAGGATGTCCTGACCGCACTCGAAATCGGGCGATACCGGCATTCGCACAGTGTCGAGCTAAAACTGCGGGAAGAAAAAGCGCTCCAGATCGCCATTACCAATGCTTTGTCTGATACAGCAGAGTGGGAGAAACGGCTATTGACCATAACCCAATTGCTGCAGCAACACATTCCTTTCGACTTTTTAACAATTCGCCACCAGCGACTGGGTACAACGCATAGTTATAATTATTACAGGGTTGGATTTGAGGAATATCAACTGCTAAGCCTACAGGCTATTCAGCAGATGACTAACGCTAAAGTTGATTTCCAGTTACTGCCGCCGGGTAAGCAGTTAGTAAACGGACCTGTTCGTTACAACCAGGAAGGATTAAGTACTTTATGCCAGCAAGACCCATTTATTCAACTCCTGGTAAAAACATTTCGGTTCGAATCGGTCCTGATGATGCCGTTTCGTCTGGTCAATGGGGAGCTGTTTATAATTGGTTTTTTGAGTCGAAATTCCGAACCCTATCTAGCCCGGCATCAGGCGTTGCTGGAGCGTCTGGAACAGCCAATAGTACTAACCCTGGAACGGGTAATGGCTTATGAAGAGATTGCCCGACTCAGCAATAAGTTAAAACAGGAGAATTCCTATTTACAGGAAGAGGTAAAAACATTAGTGAATTTTGAGGAGATTATTGGGAAAAGTGAAAGCCTGTTGCATGTCTTTAATTTGGTTACCCAGGTAGCGCCAACCGATACCACCGTGCTGGTGATGGGAGAAAGTGGTACTGGAAAAGAATTGATTGCGCGCGCCATTCATAACCAATCGTCTCGGAAAGAGAAGATATTGGTCAAAGTTAATTGCGCTACACTCCCCGCTAATCTGATCGAATCGGAATTATTTGGCCATGAGAAAGGGTCATTTACCGGAGCCTTTGAAAAGCGAATTGGCAAGTTTGAACTGGCTCAGGGAGGAACCATATTTCTGGATGAGATTGGTGAATTGCCCCTGGAATTACAGGCAAAATTGCTGCGGGTATTGCAGGAAAAAGAAATTGAGCGAATAGGGGGTAAGGCACCAATAAAAACCGATGTTCGTGTCATTGCGGCAACAAACCGGAACCTGGAAGTAGAGGTAACAGAAGGTCGTTTTCGCATGGATCTCTTTTTTCGACTGGCCACGTTCCCCATTACGTTGCCCCCTTTACGGGAACGACCGGGTGATATCGTACTGCTCGCTCATTATTTTGCCCGTAAATTGGCCCAAAAGCAAAGAAAGTCATTTCTTGGATTCAGCGACATGGCACTTTCTGAGTTAACCAGTTACGCATGGCCGGGTAATATTCGAGAGTTAGAAAATGTCATTGAACAAGCCATTATTCTCAATAATGGGCAGACACCGTTGGTATTAGGGAGACCATTGGAAAAGCGTTTATTTGCGCCAAATCCTCCACTTAGCCAGCCTAAAAGCAATAGACTTCCTGAAAATCTGACAGTTAGCTTGCCCAGAGATCTGTCAGAAATGAAACAGATGCAACAGGCAACCGAACGGGAATACATTCTGGCCATTCTAAATCAGACAAATGGTCGTATTCGGGGAAGTGGTGGCGCAGCCGAGTTATTGAATTTAAAACCGACCACGCTGGAATATCGAATGGAAAAAATGGGTATCCGAAAAATACTGACAGTTCAGCCGCCAGACTCCTGA
- a CDS encoding DsbA family protein, whose translation MNSTQNTAFPMIGSYSKSVEIIEFGDFTCPQSRSIRKLIDTVLSLFTNQLSYSYHHFPIRQGDQSLLAAVAAEAARRQGKFVLMSQGLFSLTSITCSTLSTLALQIGLDQQQFFDDLLDDRLYDLIKVDWKAGVSLGVNATPTVFVGGQQFHGKLTVARLVPIIRSHLQQIGKPALSSVDKNQGIIYWSNNEFG comes from the coding sequence ATGAATTCTACTCAAAATACCGCTTTCCCGATGATTGGATCATACTCAAAATCGGTAGAAATAATTGAGTTTGGTGATTTCACCTGCCCTCAGAGCAGGTCTATTAGAAAGCTGATCGATACGGTTTTAAGCCTGTTCACGAATCAGCTTAGCTATTCCTACCATCATTTTCCCATTCGCCAGGGAGATCAATCCCTGCTGGCTGCTGTTGCCGCCGAAGCCGCCCGGCGTCAGGGAAAATTTGTGCTAATGTCGCAGGGCTTATTTTCATTGACGTCAATCACCTGTTCCACCCTTTCGACCTTAGCCCTTCAGATAGGACTGGATCAGCAGCAGTTTTTTGACGACTTACTGGATGATCGACTATATGACCTGATTAAAGTCGACTGGAAGGCAGGAGTCAGTCTAGGCGTCAATGCTACTCCAACGGTGTTCGTGGGAGGTCAACAATTCCACGGCAAGCTGACCGTGGCTCGATTAGTGCCTATCATTCGTTCTCATTTACAGCAAATTGGAAAGCCAGCCTTAAGCTCGGTTGATAAAAATCAGGGTATTATTTACTGGAGTAACAACGAATTTGGCTAA
- a CDS encoding histidine kinase dimerization/phosphoacceptor domain -containing protein, producing MKQFIFLVVLCLSAISAESQSSSPPVSTIRKILSRNTVDTIQVNSLLNLSRYYIFKPAEHSHDLDTALLMIQQSRALSQSLSYQKGMANADFCSYLAWLEKGDHRHAILYAQRAIDRFTRYGYWQLLGALYLEMTRLYTLDLDELPYKIDCYQKALLAFQRSGDKAKQIDMYKELADHHQVQENYAVALAELQNALTLSQQLGRTDLERIYDLMGFVSTKLGDYKEGLAYGLLAVKLAEERKDSTIQLCTIYNRLGLTYYALGQFKQANNYYRKSLRIARHFHETPYVLALTSNIAKLLLHQNKPQQALRFLKSQIEQYPPTTAESKLIVAPLFLDIYAELNQFKLAHSYCDQVLDLLAKKGDGSVGRAPIYESAIRFLITSKQFSRAHYYLQLNAMQCQKNGSTKDLSRNHLLWFKLDSSQANYQAAIQHYQRYEALQDSLLNATKSQQIAQLEIQYESQKKDQNIKLKQQAIQLLTKQSQLQQNQLQQANTIRNGIIAGTILLILLLGLGFNRYLLKQHSNQLLETKQIEINRKNHDLERIVQEKDNLLIDKEQLLIDKDHLLEEREWMLKEMHHRVKNNLQIITSLLHSQGSFLKDKEALSAIRESQNRVHAMALIHQKLYQTDRLSSIPMVSYVQEIVDYLINSFNRVDTVRKQITVAPIDLDVTYAVPLGLILNEAVTNSLKYAFPDGRAGTLCVDLIEDKNKTYRLVIGDDGVGFPADLNPSRSRTLGMSLIRGLSEQIEGILDIRQHNGVRISLTFVEEKNARVPA from the coding sequence ATGAAGCAGTTCATTTTTCTGGTAGTCTTGTGCCTGTCAGCCATATCTGCCGAATCACAATCCTCATCCCCTCCGGTAAGTACGATTCGAAAGATACTGAGCCGGAACACGGTCGATACCATTCAGGTAAATTCGTTATTAAACCTAAGTCGCTATTATATTTTTAAACCAGCCGAACATAGTCATGATCTGGATACGGCCTTGTTAATGATTCAGCAAAGCCGTGCTCTGAGCCAGTCGCTGTCCTATCAAAAAGGGATGGCCAATGCGGACTTTTGTTCCTATCTGGCCTGGCTTGAAAAGGGAGATCATCGGCACGCTATTCTGTATGCTCAGCGGGCTATCGATCGGTTTACCAGGTATGGTTACTGGCAGCTACTTGGCGCTCTGTATCTGGAAATGACGCGTTTATATACGCTTGATCTGGATGAACTTCCGTATAAAATTGACTGCTACCAGAAAGCACTTTTGGCTTTCCAGCGGTCGGGGGATAAAGCCAAACAGATCGATATGTATAAGGAACTGGCTGATCACCACCAGGTACAGGAAAATTATGCGGTGGCCCTGGCTGAATTACAGAATGCGCTTACCTTATCCCAGCAGCTCGGGCGAACTGATCTGGAAAGAATCTATGATCTTATGGGGTTTGTTTCGACCAAATTAGGTGACTATAAGGAAGGGTTAGCGTATGGATTATTGGCTGTTAAACTTGCTGAGGAGCGAAAAGACAGTACAATACAGCTTTGTACCATTTACAATCGACTGGGTCTTACTTATTACGCGCTTGGACAGTTTAAACAGGCAAACAACTATTATCGAAAGTCGCTGAGAATTGCCCGACACTTCCATGAAACCCCCTACGTACTCGCTTTAACCAGTAATATTGCCAAATTACTGCTTCACCAGAATAAGCCCCAGCAAGCGCTTCGATTTCTGAAAAGCCAGATTGAGCAATATCCGCCAACAACGGCAGAAAGTAAGCTCATTGTTGCTCCTCTATTTCTGGATATTTACGCGGAATTGAACCAGTTTAAGCTGGCGCACTCGTATTGCGATCAGGTACTTGATCTGCTGGCAAAAAAAGGAGATGGGAGCGTAGGGCGTGCCCCAATTTATGAGTCAGCCATCCGGTTTCTGATCACCAGCAAACAATTTAGCCGGGCGCATTACTACCTTCAATTGAATGCGATGCAATGCCAGAAAAATGGCTCGACAAAGGACCTGTCCAGAAATCATTTGTTATGGTTTAAACTGGATTCATCCCAGGCCAATTATCAGGCAGCTATCCAGCACTACCAGCGTTATGAAGCTTTACAGGATTCCTTATTGAATGCCACAAAAAGCCAGCAGATCGCTCAGCTGGAAATACAATATGAATCGCAGAAAAAAGACCAGAATATAAAACTTAAGCAGCAAGCCATTCAACTATTAACCAAACAGAGCCAGCTTCAGCAAAATCAATTGCAACAGGCAAATACCATACGGAATGGTATTATTGCTGGCACCATATTGTTAATCCTGTTGCTGGGTCTTGGATTCAACCGTTACCTGCTCAAGCAGCACAGTAACCAATTGCTGGAAACTAAACAGATCGAAATAAATCGTAAAAATCATGATCTGGAACGGATTGTGCAGGAAAAGGACAATCTGCTAATCGATAAAGAACAACTGCTGATCGATAAGGACCATTTGTTGGAAGAACGAGAATGGATGTTGAAGGAAATGCATCACCGGGTTAAGAACAACTTGCAGATCATCACCAGCCTGCTTCACTCACAGGGGTCCTTTCTCAAAGATAAGGAAGCATTATCCGCGATTCGGGAAAGCCAGAACCGGGTGCATGCGATGGCATTGATTCACCAGAAACTTTATCAAACAGACCGGCTTTCCAGCATTCCAATGGTCAGTTACGTTCAGGAAATTGTCGATTATTTAATCAACTCATTTAATCGGGTTGATACGGTTCGTAAACAGATTACCGTTGCTCCAATCGACCTCGACGTTACGTATGCTGTTCCGTTAGGGCTGATTCTCAATGAAGCAGTAACCAACTCGTTAAAGTATGCTTTCCCGGATGGTCGGGCTGGCACACTTTGCGTTGATTTGATCGAAGATAAAAATAAAACCTACCGGCTTGTTATTGGTGATGATGGGGTTGGGTTTCCTGCCGATTTAAATCCGAGCCGTAGTCGAACCCTTGGCATGAGTTTGATACGTGGATTAAGTGAACAGATCGAAGGTATTCTGGACATCAGACAGCATAATGGTGTGCGGATTAGCCTGACTTTTGTTGAAGAAAAAAATGCGCGTGTCCCTGCCTGA
- a CDS encoding YciI family protein → MNEFLLVIHRDLTSQDARPSQEQIQASVKPFQNWINGLAAKNILVKPPQRWDVGGRVIRKDNVVTTGPYAEVNKSIGGILMIRAIDYEEAIDIAKGCPLIQWGAVVEVRMAMPTM, encoded by the coding sequence ATGAACGAATTCTTACTAGTGATCCACCGGGATTTGACCAGCCAGGACGCCAGACCATCACAGGAGCAAATACAAGCCTCAGTCAAACCCTTTCAGAACTGGATCAATGGATTGGCAGCCAAAAATATTCTGGTCAAGCCACCTCAGCGCTGGGATGTAGGAGGTCGTGTTATTAGAAAAGACAATGTTGTTACGACTGGGCCTTATGCTGAAGTAAATAAATCGATCGGCGGGATACTCATGATCAGAGCCATTGATTATGAAGAAGCAATTGACATTGCCAAAGGCTGTCCACTCATTCAATGGGGTGCTGTGGTAGAAGTTCGAATGGCAATGCCGACTATGTAG
- a CDS encoding tetratricopeptide repeat-containing sensor histidine kinase yields MHAHRSIRLLLWLLWLSLLACLVQAQPVSIAEANKLLKSVQRNTLDTNQINALLNLSDFHINKTLNPKTSLDSALVLIEQTETISRRIGFARGLDNALFLRGKIQIKKQNISSVLRMSTSLSDSNRVRLLLELGKNKLRPTDTQLANRDSANVFFRQAELISKETGNQKWLEESQCLLGISYLLNKDWPRGKAYFMNVIQARQRAGDKAGEIKVWLRMATTTFCDDCRENMSALEKALALSRQIGDQSQEMLILMEMGYEHFQLDGGDTRQAEQKAQQALAIQKAIGSRALNQAYHALAEESVYNMPGEYGYLSNAYYFMSDLSQAKGDLNQKLFYVLTVVKSAESSGLIDELDYAYFRLGNAYYGLNQFDKSLEYYKKSLAISHQKGRLFIQVGLISRMVVTLLKQGKAPQALQLLQDIAGENLPFTYEDKLLIAQSFGECYNALNQYKQAEKYYLESVIWSKQVAVQFQYTAWQRISQFYIANSQYAKADPYLKRLLSTNQKKIIPSQQLEIHLMRFKVDSAQGNYPSAIKHYQLYKSLTDSIFNEKKSKQITQLSIEYETQKKEQALTLREKNIALLTEQNKAHQTQRNALIGGTALLLALLGLSYNRYRLKQRSNRQLVAQQQKLQAQHHELQASQEEINQKNESLQLLLNEKEWLLKEIHHRVKNNLQVIMSLLNSQARYLLDDAALLAIRESQHRVQTMAMIHQKLYQSEGMARIDMGSYIQEVVVYLRDSYNLPQQNRFELRVEPIELDVTQAVPLGLIINEAITNALKYAFPKGHFGTITLTLHRLSPTTCELTIADNGVGLPPEYDASRSRSLGMTLIMGFSQQLDGKLVIHNKDGLRISLVFNAEE; encoded by the coding sequence ATGCACGCTCATAGATCAATTCGTCTCTTGTTGTGGCTACTCTGGCTAAGCTTGCTAGCTTGTCTTGTCCAGGCACAGCCCGTTTCGATCGCCGAAGCCAATAAGCTACTGAAGTCAGTTCAACGCAATACACTGGATACCAATCAGATAAATGCGCTGCTCAACTTGAGCGATTTCCATATCAATAAGACCCTGAACCCAAAGACAAGTTTGGATAGTGCGCTTGTTCTGATTGAGCAGACCGAAACGATAAGCCGCCGGATCGGTTTCGCCAGGGGCCTGGATAATGCCCTTTTTCTGCGGGGAAAAATTCAGATTAAAAAACAGAATATCAGCTCTGTGTTGCGTATGTCAACAAGTTTGAGCGATTCTAATCGGGTCCGGCTCTTGCTGGAACTGGGAAAGAATAAGCTTCGGCCAACCGACACGCAATTGGCTAATCGGGACAGTGCAAACGTATTTTTTCGTCAGGCGGAATTGATCAGCAAGGAGACTGGCAATCAAAAATGGCTGGAAGAAAGCCAGTGTTTGCTGGGAATCAGCTATCTGCTGAACAAAGATTGGCCGCGAGGTAAAGCCTACTTTATGAACGTTATCCAGGCCCGTCAACGGGCTGGCGACAAAGCCGGAGAAATTAAAGTCTGGCTCCGAATGGCAACGACTACATTTTGTGATGACTGTAGGGAAAATATGAGCGCTTTGGAAAAAGCACTAGCCCTTTCCCGCCAGATCGGTGATCAGTCTCAGGAGATGCTGATTTTGATGGAAATGGGCTACGAACATTTTCAATTGGATGGGGGAGATACCAGACAGGCTGAACAGAAGGCACAACAGGCCCTGGCTATTCAAAAAGCCATTGGTTCCAGAGCCCTTAATCAGGCTTACCATGCGCTGGCAGAGGAAAGTGTTTATAATATGCCCGGCGAATATGGCTATTTATCCAACGCCTATTATTTTATGTCTGATCTAAGTCAGGCTAAAGGCGATTTAAATCAAAAATTATTTTATGTCTTAACGGTTGTCAAAAGTGCCGAGAGTAGCGGGCTAATTGATGAGCTGGATTATGCCTATTTTAGGTTGGGGAACGCCTATTACGGGTTAAATCAATTTGACAAAAGTTTGGAGTATTACAAAAAGTCGTTGGCTATCAGTCACCAAAAAGGGAGACTATTTATCCAGGTGGGGCTGATTAGCCGAATGGTCGTGACCTTGTTAAAACAGGGGAAAGCCCCCCAGGCATTACAGTTGTTGCAAGACATTGCCGGAGAAAACCTTCCATTTACCTACGAGGATAAATTACTTATTGCCCAGAGTTTTGGCGAGTGCTATAATGCTCTGAACCAATACAAACAGGCGGAAAAGTATTACCTGGAGAGTGTTATATGGAGTAAACAAGTGGCTGTTCAGTTTCAATATACTGCCTGGCAGCGCATCAGCCAGTTTTACATTGCGAATAGCCAATATGCGAAAGCAGATCCGTATTTAAAGCGGTTGCTGTCAACGAATCAAAAGAAAATAATACCGAGCCAACAATTAGAAATTCACCTGATGCGCTTCAAAGTGGATTCAGCACAGGGTAATTATCCGTCAGCGATTAAACACTATCAACTGTATAAATCCCTGACTGACTCGATTTTCAATGAGAAAAAAAGCAAACAGATCACCCAGTTGAGTATTGAATATGAAACCCAGAAGAAAGAACAGGCCCTGACGCTACGGGAAAAGAATATTGCCCTACTCACTGAACAGAATAAAGCCCATCAAACCCAGCGCAATGCCCTGATTGGAGGAACAGCCCTACTGCTGGCCCTCTTAGGATTGAGTTACAACCGATACCGATTGAAGCAGCGGAGTAACCGGCAACTGGTCGCTCAGCAGCAAAAGCTACAGGCCCAACACCATGAACTGCAGGCCAGTCAGGAAGAGATCAATCAAAAGAATGAGAGCCTTCAACTCTTACTTAATGAGAAAGAATGGCTCCTTAAAGAAATTCACCATCGGGTCAAAAATAACCTCCAGGTGATCATGAGCCTGTTGAACTCCCAGGCCAGATACCTGCTGGATGATGCCGCCCTGTTAGCCATCCGGGAAAGCCAGCACCGGGTTCAGACTATGGCCATGATCCATCAGAAGCTTTATCAATCGGAGGGGATGGCCCGCATCGATATGGGGTCATACATCCAGGAGGTGGTCGTGTATCTCCGGGATTCTTATAACCTGCCTCAGCAGAATCGCTTCGAGTTAAGGGTGGAGCCTATTGAGTTAGATGTTACTCAGGCGGTCCCATTAGGATTAATCATAAATGAAGCCATCACGAATGCACTGAAGTATGCCTTTCCGAAAGGACACTTCGGAACCATTACGCTCACTCTACACCGATTATCGCCGACTACCTGTGAGCTTACTATCGCCGATAATGGCGTTGGCTTACCGCCGGAGTATGATGCCTCACGCAGCCGTTCGCTGGGTATGACACTGATCATGGGCTTTAGCCAGCAACTGGATGGGAAGTTAGTGATTCATAATAAAGATGGATTAAGAATTAGTTTGGTATTTAACGCTGAAGAATGA